Genomic DNA from Inediibacterium massiliense:
TTTCCTAAAACATTTCTTCTTTTAGCCATCTAGATCACATCCCCTTCTATATCTTCTTCTAAATATAAAAATTCTTCCGCAAACTCTGAATAGGCTTGTGCTCCTTTAGATTTTGGATCATATTCGATAATAGATAAACCATAGCTTGGAGCTTCTGCAAGTCTTACATTTCTAGGTATCAACGTAGTATATACTTTTCCTTTAAAATATTTTTTTACTTCATCTACTACTTGTATAGATAGGTTGGTTCTCCCATCAAACATACTTAAAACAACCCCTTGAATTTGAAGATTTGGGTTTAAATTATTCCGTACTAATTCAATGGTATTCATAAGTTGACTAACTCCTTCTAGGGCATAATATTCACATTGAATGGGAATCATCACGCTATCTACTGCCGTTAATGAGTTAATTGTTAGAAGCCCCAATGAAGGTGGACAATCTATAAAAATATAATCATATTCATCCTTTACCTTGTTTATGGCATTTTTTAATTTGTTTTCCCTATCTTCCAGATAAGTCATTTCAATTTCGGCTCCTGCTAATTGAACACTGGAAGGAATAATGGATAGA
This window encodes:
- a CDS encoding ParA family protein — translated: MGKVIAVFNQKGGVGKTTTNVNLSACLASKGKKILVVDIDPQGNTTSGLGIDKDHVDVTMYDLLIHDIDITDCIIKDIKENLSIIPSSVQLAGAEIEMTYLEDRENKLKNAINKVKDEYDYIFIDCPPSLGLLTINSLTAVDSVMIPIQCEYYALEGVSQLMNTIELVRNNLNPNLQIQGVVLSMFDGRTNLSIQVVDEVKKYFKGKVYTTLIPRNVRLAEAPSYGLSIIEYDPKSKGAQAYSEFAEEFLYLEEDIEGDVI